The following coding sequences lie in one Crassostrea angulata isolate pt1a10 chromosome 10, ASM2561291v2, whole genome shotgun sequence genomic window:
- the LOC128166746 gene encoding protein phosphatase 1 regulatory subunit 42-like isoform X11 — protein sequence MVKLTLDLIARGTSGYTKKKRDESMQQYLKRLTHLYLEDRCIDEVGEDLSMCRNLTVLYLYDNQLLRIPTLHHNQHLTMLYLQNNDIHKIENLSPLTRLTKLYLGGNCITVIEGLDKLENLQELHIENQRMPPGEKLLFDPRTMRAISSSLQVLNIAGNNLDSIRDIECLRNLYQLHANDNLLTDMKELAHVIGGMFRLWRLDLMGNPLCHKAKYRDRVIVMAKNIDVLDGKEISETSRRFLHNWHDAREVQKKRREENLRKGSGEFGDGALLRELPPVKDHPRPPHKIPGYMMPDNNLHLKKVYPESNLMKFLQEPTATLQRTQSRHIPPQ from the exons ATGGTGAAATTGACACTAGACCTTATTGCTCGGGGTACCTCAGGGTACACCAAGAAGAAGCGAGATGAATCAATGCAACAATACCTAAAACGACTCACCCATCTGTATCTGGAAGACAGATGCATTGATGAAGTG GGAGAAGATTTGTCGATGTGCAGGAACTTGACAGTTTTGTACTTGTATGACAATCAACTGTTAAGGATTCCAACTTTACATCATAATCAGCATCTGACCATGCTATACCTACAGAATAATGACATTCACAAGATAGAAAATCTCTCACCTTTAACAAGGCTGACTAAACT ATACCTTGGAGGAAATTGTATCACTGTCATAGAAGGCTTAGACAAACTGGAGAACCTCCAGGAACTACATATAGAGAATCAGAGGATGCCACCTGGAGAGAAACTTCTGTTTGATCCACGAACCATGCGAGCTATTTCT agTTCACTACAAGTGCTAAACATTGCAGGAAATAACCTAGACAGTATTAGAGACATTGAATGCTTACGCAATTTGTATCAGTTACATGCCAATGACAATTTACTGACGGATATGAAAGAGCTGGCTCATGTCATCGGTGGGATGTTCAGGCTGTGGAGGTTAGATCTGATGGGTAATCCTCTCTGTCACAAGGCAAAGTACAGAGACCGAGTCATCGTAATGGCCAAAAATATTg ATGTGCTAGATGGCAAAGAAATCAGTGAGACTTCCAGACGATTTCTACACAATTGGCATGATGCCAGAGAAGTGCAGAAGAAGCGAAGGGAAGAAAACTTGAGGAAAGGAAGTGGGGAGTTTGGTGATG GAGCATTATTACGGGAACTTCCCCCTGTCAAAGATCATCCCCGCCCCCCACACAAGATTCCAGGGTACATGATGCCGG ATAATAATCTGCATTTAAAAAAG GTTTACCCAGAAAGCAATTTGATGAAATTCTTGCAAGAACCAACAGCAACCTTGCAGAGGACCCAGTCCAGACACATTCCGCCTCAATGA
- the LOC128166746 gene encoding protein phosphatase 1 regulatory subunit 42-like isoform X10, producing MVKLTLDLIARGTSGYTKKKRDESMQQYLKRLTHLYLEDRCIDEVGEDLSMCRNLTVLYLYDNQLLRIPTLHHNQHLTMLYLQNNDIHKIENLSPLTRLTKLYLGGNCITVIEGLDKLENLQELHIENQRMPPGEKLLFDPRTMRAISSSLQVLNIAGNNLDSIRDIECLRNLYQLHANDNLLTDMKELAHVIGGMFRLWRLDLMGNPLCHKAKYRDRVIVMAKNIDVLDGKEISETSRRFLHNWHDAREVQKKRREENLRKGSGEFGDGALLRELPPVKDHPRPPHKIPGYMMPGLPRKQFDEILARTNSNLAEDPVQTHSASMKTRSGILRSKTLVIG from the exons ATGGTGAAATTGACACTAGACCTTATTGCTCGGGGTACCTCAGGGTACACCAAGAAGAAGCGAGATGAATCAATGCAACAATACCTAAAACGACTCACCCATCTGTATCTGGAAGACAGATGCATTGATGAAGTG GGAGAAGATTTGTCGATGTGCAGGAACTTGACAGTTTTGTACTTGTATGACAATCAACTGTTAAGGATTCCAACTTTACATCATAATCAGCATCTGACCATGCTATACCTACAGAATAATGACATTCACAAGATAGAAAATCTCTCACCTTTAACAAGGCTGACTAAACT ATACCTTGGAGGAAATTGTATCACTGTCATAGAAGGCTTAGACAAACTGGAGAACCTCCAGGAACTACATATAGAGAATCAGAGGATGCCACCTGGAGAGAAACTTCTGTTTGATCCACGAACCATGCGAGCTATTTCT agTTCACTACAAGTGCTAAACATTGCAGGAAATAACCTAGACAGTATTAGAGACATTGAATGCTTACGCAATTTGTATCAGTTACATGCCAATGACAATTTACTGACGGATATGAAAGAGCTGGCTCATGTCATCGGTGGGATGTTCAGGCTGTGGAGGTTAGATCTGATGGGTAATCCTCTCTGTCACAAGGCAAAGTACAGAGACCGAGTCATCGTAATGGCCAAAAATATTg ATGTGCTAGATGGCAAAGAAATCAGTGAGACTTCCAGACGATTTCTACACAATTGGCATGATGCCAGAGAAGTGCAGAAGAAGCGAAGGGAAGAAAACTTGAGGAAAGGAAGTGGGGAGTTTGGTGATG GAGCATTATTACGGGAACTTCCCCCTGTCAAAGATCATCCCCGCCCCCCACACAAGATTCCAGGGTACATGATGCCGG GTTTACCCAGAAAGCAATTTGATGAAATTCTTGCAAGAACCAACAGCAACCTTGCAGAGGACCCAGTCCAGACACATTCCGCCTCAATGAAGACTCGGAGCGGGATCTTACGGTCCAA AACTCTAGTGATTGGTTGA
- the LOC128166746 gene encoding protein phosphatase 1 regulatory subunit 42-like isoform X8, which translates to MVKLTLDLIARGTSGYTKKKRDESMQQYLKRLTHLYLEDRCIDEVGEDLSMCRNLTVLYLYDNQLLRIPTLHHNQHLTMLYLQNNDIHKIENLSPLTRLTKLYLGGNCITVIEGLDKLENLQELHIENQRMPPGEKLLFDPRTMRAISSSLQVLNIAGNNLDSIRDIECLRNLYQLHANDNLLTDMKELAHVIGGMFRLWRLDLMGNPLCHKAKYRDRVIVMAKNIDVLDGKEISETSRRFLHNWHDAREVQKKRREENLRKGSGEFGDGALLRELPPVKDHPRPPHKIPGYMMPGLMMKGLPRKQFDEILARTNSNLAEDPVQTHSASMKTRSGILRSKTLVIG; encoded by the exons ATGGTGAAATTGACACTAGACCTTATTGCTCGGGGTACCTCAGGGTACACCAAGAAGAAGCGAGATGAATCAATGCAACAATACCTAAAACGACTCACCCATCTGTATCTGGAAGACAGATGCATTGATGAAGTG GGAGAAGATTTGTCGATGTGCAGGAACTTGACAGTTTTGTACTTGTATGACAATCAACTGTTAAGGATTCCAACTTTACATCATAATCAGCATCTGACCATGCTATACCTACAGAATAATGACATTCACAAGATAGAAAATCTCTCACCTTTAACAAGGCTGACTAAACT ATACCTTGGAGGAAATTGTATCACTGTCATAGAAGGCTTAGACAAACTGGAGAACCTCCAGGAACTACATATAGAGAATCAGAGGATGCCACCTGGAGAGAAACTTCTGTTTGATCCACGAACCATGCGAGCTATTTCT agTTCACTACAAGTGCTAAACATTGCAGGAAATAACCTAGACAGTATTAGAGACATTGAATGCTTACGCAATTTGTATCAGTTACATGCCAATGACAATTTACTGACGGATATGAAAGAGCTGGCTCATGTCATCGGTGGGATGTTCAGGCTGTGGAGGTTAGATCTGATGGGTAATCCTCTCTGTCACAAGGCAAAGTACAGAGACCGAGTCATCGTAATGGCCAAAAATATTg ATGTGCTAGATGGCAAAGAAATCAGTGAGACTTCCAGACGATTTCTACACAATTGGCATGATGCCAGAGAAGTGCAGAAGAAGCGAAGGGAAGAAAACTTGAGGAAAGGAAGTGGGGAGTTTGGTGATG GAGCATTATTACGGGAACTTCCCCCTGTCAAAGATCATCCCCGCCCCCCACACAAGATTCCAGGGTACATGATGCCGG GACTAATGATGAAAG GTTTACCCAGAAAGCAATTTGATGAAATTCTTGCAAGAACCAACAGCAACCTTGCAGAGGACCCAGTCCAGACACATTCCGCCTCAATGAAGACTCGGAGCGGGATCTTACGGTCCAA AACTCTAGTGATTGGTTGA
- the LOC128166746 gene encoding protein phosphatase 1 regulatory subunit 42-like isoform X9, which produces MVKLTLDLIARGTSGYTKKKRDESMQQYLKRLTHLYLEDRCIDEVGEDLSMCRNLTVLYLYDNQLLRIPTLHHNQHLTMLYLQNNDIHKIENLSPLTRLTKLYLGGNCITVIEGLDKLENLQELHIENQRMPPGEKLLFDPRTMRAISSSLQVLNIAGNNLDSIRDIECLRNLYQLHANDNLLTDMKELAHVIGGMFRLWRLDLMGNPLCHKAKYRDRVIVMAKNIDVLDGKEISETSRRFLHNWHDAREVQKKRREENLRKGSGEFGDGALLRELPPVKDHPRPPHKIPGYMMPAMSNKSLPRKQFDEILARTNSNLAEDPVQTHSASMKTRSGILRSKTLVIG; this is translated from the exons ATGGTGAAATTGACACTAGACCTTATTGCTCGGGGTACCTCAGGGTACACCAAGAAGAAGCGAGATGAATCAATGCAACAATACCTAAAACGACTCACCCATCTGTATCTGGAAGACAGATGCATTGATGAAGTG GGAGAAGATTTGTCGATGTGCAGGAACTTGACAGTTTTGTACTTGTATGACAATCAACTGTTAAGGATTCCAACTTTACATCATAATCAGCATCTGACCATGCTATACCTACAGAATAATGACATTCACAAGATAGAAAATCTCTCACCTTTAACAAGGCTGACTAAACT ATACCTTGGAGGAAATTGTATCACTGTCATAGAAGGCTTAGACAAACTGGAGAACCTCCAGGAACTACATATAGAGAATCAGAGGATGCCACCTGGAGAGAAACTTCTGTTTGATCCACGAACCATGCGAGCTATTTCT agTTCACTACAAGTGCTAAACATTGCAGGAAATAACCTAGACAGTATTAGAGACATTGAATGCTTACGCAATTTGTATCAGTTACATGCCAATGACAATTTACTGACGGATATGAAAGAGCTGGCTCATGTCATCGGTGGGATGTTCAGGCTGTGGAGGTTAGATCTGATGGGTAATCCTCTCTGTCACAAGGCAAAGTACAGAGACCGAGTCATCGTAATGGCCAAAAATATTg ATGTGCTAGATGGCAAAGAAATCAGTGAGACTTCCAGACGATTTCTACACAATTGGCATGATGCCAGAGAAGTGCAGAAGAAGCGAAGGGAAGAAAACTTGAGGAAAGGAAGTGGGGAGTTTGGTGATG GAGCATTATTACGGGAACTTCCCCCTGTCAAAGATCATCCCCGCCCCCCACACAAGATTCCAGGGTACATGATGCCGG CTATGAGCAATAAAA GTTTACCCAGAAAGCAATTTGATGAAATTCTTGCAAGAACCAACAGCAACCTTGCAGAGGACCCAGTCCAGACACATTCCGCCTCAATGAAGACTCGGAGCGGGATCTTACGGTCCAA AACTCTAGTGATTGGTTGA